The segment ATCTTGGCACCAGAGGCGAGCGCCATAAGCTGATTGCCCATGCAGATGCCGTAAGTGGGGAGCTGACGCTCGAAGGCATACTGTATCTGTCTGATCGTCTCCTTGCAGCAAGTCGGCGAGCCAGGACCATTACTGATGAAGACACCTCGCAGCCCCTCGATCTGCTCCAAAGGATAGTCCCAAGGAACGCGATGGAGGGTGAAGCGCTCATCGATGAGCGAGCGAAGGATGTTGTCCTTGAGTCCACAGTCGATCAGAGCTATATGACAATCGCCCGATCCGTAGATGCGCGGCTCGGAGCAAGAGGCTTGGGCAACTAAGTTTTGCTCTCCGATGGCAGGCTCTATGGGAGAGGTCTCGCCCTCGATAGTTATTGTGCCGACCTGGATACCATGGTCACGCAGATGCTTGGTCAGAGCTCGTGTATCGATGCCCGTAATCCCCACGACGCCCTGCTCTGCCATGAAGTCTCCTAGAGACTGCTCCGCATTCCAGTGTGAGTACTCAGGCGAGTAGCTATTGACTATCAGAGCACGCATGAGACAGCCGTCACTCTCGTAGTATTTTGGGATGTCGTACTCATCTCGGGTAGCAGCGGGGATACCATAGTTGCCCACCATCGGATAGGTCATCACCAAGATCTGCCCCATATAGCTGGGATCGGTGAGCGACTCGGTGTAACCATTCATGGCTGTATTAAAGACTACCTCCCCGGCCAACTGTCTAGTCGCACCGAAGTGCCAGCCCGTGTAGGTAGATCCGTCTTGTAGCGTGAGCGTAGCTTTGCGCTGTGTGGATGTTTGCATGATTATTAGTTGAAAAGAGCGTCTATGTCTATTTGCGATTGTACTGCTGCTCGTAATAAGCAATGAAAGCATCGTTGACGAGATGGGACCCTCCAGGCGTAGGATAGTCGCCCGTAAAGTACCAGTCGCCAGGATGATGTGGGATAGCTTCGTGTAGTGTCTCGACTGTCTGGTAGACAATGCTAACCTCTGCCTTGATGCCGTCTGATTTGACTAACTCAGCGATCTTAGCAGAGATCTCTTCCTCCGTAAAGGACGCATAAAGAGTCTTGATCACGTTGGGTACATACTCCGTGAGCGGACGCTCCCTGAGAGCTATCGCCTCACGGTATGCCTCGTCAAGCATACGCTGCTGGCCTCGCTCCTGAAGGAGTGCGATCATAGCTCTAAAGGCTATAAACTCATCCACGTGACGCATATCGATGCCGTAGTAGTCGGGATAGCGAATCTGTGGAGCACTAGAGACGAAGACTATCTTGCGCGGTCCTAAGCGGTCTAGGATCGTGAGGATGCTCTGACGTATCGTGGTGCCTCGTACGATACTATCGTCGATGACCACGAGGTTGTCCACGCCACGCTCGATGGAGCCGTAGGTGACGTCATAGACGTGCGTCGCTAGGTCGTTGCGCGTATTGCCTTCGGAGATGAAGGTGCGTAGCTTGATATCCTTGATGGCGACCTTCTCACTACGTATGCGCTGCGAGAGGATATGCTTTAGTTGTGCGTCAAAGTCGGGAGTTCCCAGCACCTGCTCGATCTGCTCCGCCTTGCGCTTGTTAAGCTCTAAGTTTAGTCCCTCCAGCATACCGAAGTAAGCGACCTCGGCGGTGTTGGGGATAAAGGAGAAGACCGAATGAGTCAAGTCGCCGTCTATCTCTCTGAGGATAGCTGGCGTGAGGAGTTGCCCTAGCATCTTACGCTCCCGGTAGATGTCTCGATCACTACCACGAGAGAAGTAGATACGCTCGAAGGAGCAAGCTTTCAGTTCGCCAGGCTCCAGGATCTGCGTGATACTCGGATTAGCTTTGTTGTCTATGGTGAGCGCCTCGCCAGGGTTTAGCTCGAGAACCTTGTCGTAGGTCACATTCATCACCGTCTGGATCACGGGACGCTCGCTAGCTACGACGATGATCTCGTCATCGATGTAGTAGAATGCGGGGCGGATGCCGTTGCGATCTCTCAGGACGAAGGAATCTCCCGATCCCGTCATACCGCACATCACAAAGCCCCCATCCCAGATAGGACTGGTACGATGCAACACGTTGGTCAGATCAAGATTGTCCTCGATGAAGTGCGTTATATCCATCCCCTCTAGCCCCTGCTCCTCGTGAGCGATCTTGTAGAGACGCTCCACCTCACGGTCTAGACGGTGACCCACTTGGTCTAATATAATATGTGTGTCGCTAGAGGTACGAGGGTGCTGACCGATGGCTGTGATTTCGTCAAAGATACCCGACACATTGGTCAGGTTGAAGTTACCACACACGGCGAGCGACTTCGCTCTCCAGTTGCTACGGCGTATCATCGGGTGTACGAAAGTCAAGCCCGCCAAGTCTGTCGTGCTGTAACGTAGATGACCCATGTAGCAATCACCGAGGAAAGGCGTATAGCGCTCAGCTTGCGTCGCCTGCTCTACAGTAGGCGTCGTACCATCGTGAGCCATGGCTATGGTCTCATGTACCGTCTTGAAGATCTCCGTAATAGCGTTACTGCCGAGAGCTCTCTCTCGATAGATATACTCATCACCTGGAGGTGCCTGAGTCTTGACCACAGCCAGCCCAGCACCATCTTGACCGCGGTTGTGCTGCTTCTCCATCAGGAGGTAGAGCTTGTTCAACCCGTAGAGGGTCGTACCATAGTGCTCTGCGTAGTACTCTAGGGGTTTGCGTAGTCGTATGAGTGCTATCCCGCACTCGTGCTTGAGAGGTTCCATAGATCCGCAGGGGTTATATCTTAGTTAGCGACGCTTCTTGTTTTGCTCACGCATGAGCTTCTCTTGCTCCTTCTGCATCTGCTCGAGACGCGCCATAAAGCCTTTCTTCTTCTTGGGCTTTCTTTGGTTCTCCTCGAGACGTGCCAGCACTTTCTCCTCATTGATCAGTAGTCGACTAGCAACAAACTGCAAGATCGTGATCAGCGTAGAGATAAAGTAGTAGTAGGTCAGACCAGCTGCATTGCTATTGAAGAAGATGAAGAACATGATCGTCATGATGTAAGGCATAAAGCGCATCATCTTCATCTGCGAATTGTCCGCGCCTGCGGACATGCTCATCGTATAGCGGGAGTAAATGATGTTGGTGACAGCCCATAGCAAGCAGAAGAGACTGATATGGTTACCACCCAGCAGCCCCGTGATAAAGGGTATGTCCGTGCTCCACGAGATGATCGGGTCATAGGTCGAGAGGTCCTTGACCCAGAGAAAGCTCTCCCCACGTAGGTCTATAGCCGTCGGGAAGAACATGTAGAGTGCTATCAAGAAAGGCATCTGCAGCAACATCGGCAAGCAACCACTCATCGGGCTAGCTCCCGCATTGCGATAAAGCTGCATCGTCGCTTGACTCCGCTTCATCATCATCTGCTGATCATCACCCGCATACTTAGCATTGATCGCCTCCACTTGCGGCTTCAAGACACGCATCTTAGCTTGCGACATATAGCTCTTGAAGGTAAGTGGCGAGAGGACCAGCTTGATAATGAGTGTCAGCAAAAGGATGATGATACCCCAGTTAGAGATAAAGCCCTGAAGGAAGTCAATCAGCGGACGAATCAGGGTGACATTGATCCATCTAAAGAGCGAGCCACCCACATAGATCATGCGCTTGAGGTCTAGTCGCTGTGCTTTGTCTACACCAGCGTCCATCCCCTTGAGCATGTTGTAGTCTAGAGGCCCCATGAAGAGTGCAAAGTCCGCTTTGCGCCCATCACGTATGTCCATGGCAAAAGAACCTTTATAGTTACAAACCTTGATATAGTCCGTCTCCTTAGGCTCAGTCTTGAAGGACATCTTATTCCCCTCTAGTCGGGTATCTCCCAGACCTATGAGTACGGTGCTAAAGAACTTATCCTTCATTGCCACCCACTGGATCTTCTCGCGGACATCCTTCTCCTGCTCCATTTTGGTCTCCTTCAGCTTCTCAACATCGTCTGCAGGATACTTATAATATATAGTGGAGTACTGATTCTCAAACTTCCAAGAGCGCTCCTGCCGCGGTATGCGCAGGCTCATCTCTAGATCTTGTATCGCATTGTTGCTCTGCAGTAGCGAGCCTAAGCCCTGCGCCTCGATAGCCATACCGAGCATATAGCCCTCGTGAGGCATCGTGTAGATGATGCGCAGATAGCTCGATGAGTCTATCGGTAGCGTCATCAAGAGCGTTGAGTCGTTAGGCTGATTTGCCTGCCAGATCAGATCTTTCGTCTCTAAAATTTGGTTTTGGTTCGTCCGTATAGGCAAGTTGAGCATAAAGTCGCCAGGAGCGAAGAGTCGCACCTGTGTGCTGTCGTAGCTCAGATAGTCTGCCAGCTCAGCCGAGACAGGCATAGCTCCTTGCGTGGAGAAGGTAACGCACAGCTTTTCATTTTGTAGCGTGTACTCCTTAACCGGCTGGCTCATCAACTGACTAAAAGCGTAGAGCGAGTCAACAGGGGCAGGCTTTACTGCATCTGAAGTCGTTTGGCTCTCCTCTGTAGCGGCTACAGCTGTATTTGTCTGGACCTGAGTGGTATCAGTCGTAGAGGTAGGTGTGGAGGCAGGCTTCTGCTTAGGTAGTAGGAAGACTGAGTAGACGACGATGACCACGCCAATCAGAACGATACCTATGAGGTTTGATTTATTCATCTAAAGTATAGAGTATGTCGGGTGTAAAAGAAACTGCTTGAGAAGTGTGCCCCTATCGATTGCTAATTGCTGAGATAAAGGCCATAAAGATCGGACTAGGCTGCAGGACCGTACTGCTGTACTCTGGGTGGTACTGCACACCGATGTACCAAGGGTGACCCTCTAGCTCCAGAGCCTCGACGAGACCTGTCTCGGGATTGGTACCTACACACTTAAAGCCAGCCTCCTCAAAGGCTGCGCGGTACTGACTATTGAACTCATAGCGGTGTCTATGTCTCTCCGAGATCAGTAGCTTACCATAAGCGGCTGCCAGCTTAGAGCCCTCCTTGAGTTCGCACTCATAGGCCCCTAGTCGCATAGAGGCGCCTAAGTCTGATATAGCCTTCTGCTCATCCATCAGATCGATAATCTTATTGGCCGCTGTCGGCTTGATCTCGGTCGTATTGCAATCCTCTAGACCCAGTACATTTTGGGCAAACTCAATAGCCATGCACTGCATACCCAGGCAGATACCGAGCGTCGGGATCTGATGCGTACGGGTATACTCTAGGGCGATCAACTTGCCCTCTACACCCCTAGAGCCAAAGCCTGGAGCCACCACGACACCATCGTAGCCACTTAGCAGCTTATCCACATTATCCTTTGTGATGCTCTCGCTATGTATCGAGGTTAGTTTGAGCTTGCGATCATGGTACACACAACTCTGGAGCAGAGCCTCATCGATAGACTTGTAGGCATCTTGCAGCTCTACATACTTGCCGACGAGAGCTATATGTAGCTCCTTGGTCGCCGACTTCATCCGGTGAACGAAGTTGCGCCATCCCTCCATTTTAGGCGTCTCGCCTACCTCTAGACCAGCCTGCTGGATCACCTGACGGTCTAGACCCTGCTCCTGTAGGAGTAGTGGTATCTCATAGATCGATGGCATATCGATACTCTGGAAGACACTCTCCTTAGATACATTACAGAAGAGCGCCACCTTGTCTAGCAATTCTTCGCTCAGCTTATGCTCCGTACGAAGCACCAAGATGTCGGGTTGTATACCCTCCTCTTGGAGCTGCTTGACCGAGTGCTGCGTAGGCTTCGTCTTGTATTCCTTGGCCGCTGCGATAAAGGGTACATAAGTCAGATGGACGCAGACGCAATGGTTCTTGAGCTCCCACTTGAGCTGACGTACACTCTCTAGGAAGGGGAGTGACTCGATGTCTCCGACCACACCACCTATCTCGGTGATGACAAAGTCGTAGTGATGCTTCATGCCTAGACGACGTACGCTCCGCTTGATCTCATCCGTGATGTGCGGGATCACCTGCACCGTCTTACCAAGGTAGTCACCGTGACGCTCCTTATTGATCACGCTCTGATAGATACGTCCCGTGGTGATGTTGTTCTCCCGAGAGGTGCGGATATTGAGGAAGCGCTCATAGTGTCCCAGGTCTAGATCCGCCTCATGGCCATCTTCCGTCACATAGCACTCGCCATGCTCGTAAGGATTGAGCGTCCCTGGGTCTATATTGATGTAAGGGTCAAACTTCTGGATCGTAACCTTGTATCCACGAGCTTGAAGCAGTTTACCAAGACTGGCGGCTACAATGCCCTTGCCAAGCGAGGAGACCACGCCTCCTGTCACAAAGATGTATCGTGTATCGGTCATAACAGTGCTATATAATATAGAGGTACTATACTCCATTAAAACTGAAGTCTGTGCAAAGGTACTAAATAGTGACCACTACGACCTCACCATTTCTATATAAATCTGTGCGCTCTCCTTATGATGGCATAGCCACCGAGGAAATCCCAAATTCCTCGGTGGCTATTTTTTATTCTCCACGTAGGGAAGAAACGATTCCTCCGAAGTTTCATTTGATTCCTCCGAAGTTTCATTTCGTCTCCACGTGGAGAATATTTTATATCCACGTGGGTATTTGAAATTTTCCACGTGGAGATTGTCGTTTTCTGAAGAGCCTCTAATCTTTTTCTGCTTTATAAGCGAAGATATATCGTGTTTCCCCGACAGGAGTCACAGGGGCACGTTTTGTCAGTTCGTTTTTTATTTGTAATATTGCGCCTAGAAAGAGAAGAACCAACCGGTACGTATTTGTCTGATCGCTATGGAAAGAAAAGAGACTAAAAAGAAAGCGGCAATAGTCAGAGAGAGCTTTAAGCTCTTCCTCGCACAGGGATATGATGCTGTCAGCTTTACAGATATCGAGCGCGCAGCACAGGTCACTCGAGGTGCTATATTTCATCATTTCAGTGGCAAGGAGGATCTGTTTAAGCATGTCGCTGACCAATTCATCGATGCATTCCTCGATACATTCCTCGAGGAGGTGGACTATGGTGCGGAATACTTGACTAGTCAGACGCCCCTCAAGGATTTTATGGACACCGGCTTAGCTCTCATAGAGCGACGGATGACCTATTTCCTCAAGGATGTCGATGTGCGTGTCACCTCTGCCAGCTTTATGAGCTTCATCTTGTACCTAAAAGATCATCACGAGACCTGGAGCGAGCAACTGCAGGAGTACGAAGCCAAAAAGATAGAAGCTTGGAGCAAGGCGATCAACCTCTCGAAGGAGCGAGGCGAGATACGTCCCGACACAGATACGACAATGCTCGCAGAGACCTTTCACCACCTCTACCTAGGGCTCTCTTTCGAAGGAGCGATGATTGACACGCTCTCTATCGCAGCACTGCGCAAGCAATGGGAGTACCTATACACCCTACACCATATAAACTGAAAGAGCTAGGAGCTACAATAACCAAAACAGATAATGGACAGTATACTCTCTATAAGAGGCTTGCGCTTTGGTTACCAAGGCAATCCAATACTCCGAGGGGTGGATCTAGAGATCCCTGCGGGCTCTATATTCGGCTACTTGGGTAAAAATGGAGCGGGCAAGTCTACGACGATTAAACTACTCTTGGGACTGCTCCCATTGGATGAGGGGGAGATACTTTTTAAGGGTGTAAACCTTAAGAACTCTCCCTTACTGCTACGCTCCAGTGCTAGTGGCATGATTGAACACCCCTCTTACTATCCTTTTCTCACCGTCTCTGAGAACCTTGACTATCTAGACCAAATCTTTCGAATGGGACGGGAGCGAAAGGACGAAGTCTTGTCTCTCCTTAGTCTCAGCGAGCATGCCGACAAGAAGGCACAAGCACTCTCGTCGGGTCTGAAGCAACGTCTAGGCCTGGCTATGTGTCTCTTCAAGCGTCCTGAGATGCTGATCCTCGATGAGCCTCTTAATGCACTCGATCCTCAGGGGATCTATGAGCTTAGGAATATCTTGTCTAGACTTAATCAAGAGGAGGGGGTGACCATCTTTCTCTCTAGTCATATCCTAGAGGAGCTGGAGAAGTTGGCTGATCAAGTCGCAATCATTAAGGAGGGTAAGATACTCTATCAAGGAGGCATCGAAGCGCTTACCCAAAAGCAACCCGATATCGTATGTCTCAAGCTGGGCGATAGCGCACTGATGACGCAACTAGGATACGACTCTAGATTCACACTGCTGCGGGTATGTGATACGCATCATGTCGAGTTTGAGGTAAAGGACGAAGAGGAATTTGCTCGCCTACTCGCAACACTTAGTCAAGACGGCGTCTCTATCTACAACGTAACGCATAGGGGTTCGGCTCTTGAAAATGCTTTTATCCACCTTACCGAATAGTGCCACTATGAAGTCTCTCATATCACTATCCAACATACTACAAGCAGAGGTTTATAAGACTCTGCGCAATAGACGCATTGTGACGATTTTGCTATCGCCACTAGTTTTCTATCTACTGATACTCCTCTATGCTATTTACAAGGGACGGACGGGGCTTTTAGATGCTACGGCGATTGTCTATGATGGTAATCCGTGGCTGATGATTTGGTCTCGCTATACACTTCCTCTACTATCCTTCGTGCTACCACCAGCCATCGTGATCCTATCTTATATGGTATGCGAGTTGGAGTTTCAAAACGATAATATCAGAACCTTCTTTGCACTCCCTATTGTTAAGTGGAAACTCTATCTATCCAAAGTCCTTTCGCTCTCGCTACTCACGGTAATCTTGTGTCTAGTTACTTGGCTTGGCTTCATCTTGGGAGGATACTTACTTGGGCTTTTGATACCTGCTTACAAGTTTACAGACTACTCCATTTGGATTGGCTCGATACAGCTATTGGGACGCATTCTACTCGCATCGCTCAGCGTTGGAGCATTGGGACTTATTGTTAGCTTGCTAACGCGTAGTTTCACGCTACCTATCCTGCTGGGATTCTTCTTGACCGCCTTTGCTGTTTTTATGACCAACGAACCTTCGGGAGCCTATCTTCCCTTTGCTACCTTTACATACTTAGCTTCGATACGACCTGTGGAGGAGCTTACAAGCTTCGCTCTGAGAGATGTGGTAAACCTCCTCTCTTGGGGGATTGCCTTAGTGATAGGTTATCTCTGCTTTACTCCTGAGAAGAAACAACTATGGGGCAAACATTAAACTCACACAATATGATGAAATCAACCCTTATCCGCAAAGCCCTCCTAGTGACGGGGCTATTGCTTGTCGCACTATCCGCCACGGCGCAGACATCTCCTTGTCAGATCAGTGGCGTCGTTATAGACTCCACACGTCACGAGGCGATAGCCTACGCTACGATTGAGTACAAACTATTAGACGAGCAGTTGACAGGCGGTGCGGTGAGCAATGAGCAGGGACACTTCGAGATGACATTGCCCCGTATGGGTAGCTACCAGTTGACGATTAGGTCGGTTGGCTTTCAGACTAAACAAATGCGGGTCACGACGCAGGCGGGACAGAACAGTTTAGACACGATCTACCTAGCACCCGATGCTCAGACTCTAGACGAGGTGCAGGTGGTGGCGCGTCGCAAGCTCATCAAACTCTCTCCCAAAGGCTTGACCTATGATATGAAAAACGACGTCTTGGCTCAGACCGACAATCTCCTCTTTGCCCTGCGCAAGGTGCCTCTCGTCACTGTAGATGGAGAGGGAAATATACGTGTCAAGGGGTCGTCAAACTTCTCCGTCTACATCAATGGATCGCCCTCTCGTGTTGCCTCGATGAACCCCACGGAGGTCCTGCGAGGTATCCCCGCCAGTAGTGTCAAGGGTATAGAGGTGATCACACAGGTGGATGCTCGCTACGATGCCTCTGCTGGAGATGCTATCATCAATATCATCACTGAGAGCAAGAGCCTAGATGGGTACAGTGGCCTAGTCTCTCTGATGGGCTCTACAATCCCCAATATCAATGGCACCTCAAGTCTGACTCTCACTAAGGGTAAGCTTAGCGTAGCGCTCAACTACAACTATGACTATACGCGTCATAAGGATCAGCCTGTGGATGTGTCTAGACGTACATTCCAAGGGGATAAGACGACCAGCCTCTTCAAGTCCTCCGAGGTAGCTGGTAGTAACAATGATGGTGTCTTCCAAAACCATGTCGGTAGCTTGATGGGAGAGTACGCCATAGATAGCCTGAATAGCCTCTATGCTGATGGGCACCTCTTCGTCTCATCGGTCTACACCACAGGGCTGTCTCAGCAGACTTTCGATCGTCCTAATGAGCCTACACGATATGCCACGTCGCTCAATCAGATGCGCTTGACCTCTGGCTCTGTAGAGGGTAACCTTATTTATCGCAATCTCTATGCTGCGGACAAGCAGCCCCGCTTCTCGATAGGTTATCGCTACGCTTACAACCCAGACCAGAGGTACAAGGAGTGGACTGAGCGTCAGTACCGAGATGGCTTCACCAGCTGGGAGAGTTCTCTCTATGATGAGACACGACGTATGGAGCGTTCACGCGGAGGTCTGAGCGAGCATGCTCTACAGAGCGACTATCAGTTTATCTGGAGCGGAGGACACGCTCTGCAGGTAGGTGTCAAGGAAGTGCTACGACTGGGTAGCTCTCGCCCTGAGTACCATCTCTGGAACGAAGGCAAGGGCGACTGGCAAGAGGTGAATAATCCGCTCTACCGTCAGGGAGACATGAGTCAGCTGCAGAGCCTTACGTCAGCTTATGCCAACTACGCTTGGCAGGGTGAACGCTTCGCTCTCTCCGCTGGGGCACGAGGCACGCTGGTCTATGACAAGATAACTTTCTCGCAAAACAGTGAGGGAGACTTTCACAAGACAGGCGTAGACCTGATCCCTACGGCTACGCTCTCCTATATGCTGACTGAGCGCCAGCAACTTTCCCTCTCTTACAAGATGAACCCTATCCGTCCTTCCATCTGGCGTCTCAATCCCTATCGAAGTCAGATGACAACATACGACATCTCTTTTGGCAATCCTTACTTGCAGTCGGAGCTACATCACAATGTAGACCTCTCCTATACATTCTTTTCGAACCAACTCTACCTCAGTCTAACGACGGGCTATGAGCAAACCAACAATGCGATTATGCCCGTAAGGTATAGAGACCCCAAGAGTCCAGAGATACTGTATCATACCTTTGCTAATGCTGGCTTGCACCGTGTGCCGAACGCTTCGCTTTGGTTAAACTGGCGTCCTATCATGCCCCTCTCGCTTACGTTCTTTGGAAGTTCTAGGTATCACCTCTTCGACTATCCTATCGAAGGACTCTCTCAGCGGAACTGGGAGCATATGCTCTCCGCCAATGTGGATGTCACGCTCCCCAAGTCGTGGTACCTAGGAGCTTCGTGGTACTACTATGCCAATCCGCCGACACTCCGCACGACCTACTCATACAACCACGGGTACAGCTTCTACCTGAAGAAGAGCTTCTGGGACGACAAGCTGGATCTAACCTTGACGGCTCAGCACCCCTTCTCGAAATACATACGCTTCGAGACGAAGCAGTGGGGTGATGACTTCGAGTATAACCAAAGGAATATGATCCAAGCGCGTGCTATCGGTCTGAAGATCACGTACAACTTCAACTCGGGCAAGAGCCGCAAGGTGACGCGCAACGAGTCTCTCGCCACCTCCGACCTAGACCAGAGGACTGGTGTGCAGTAGTATCATTGTGAGCAACTCGTAGATAATAATAAGTTAAGCTTTCAAATGAAGAAGGTAGTTTTCGTCCTCCTGCTCGTTATCGCAGGACAATGGCTTAGCGCACAGGAAGGCGCAGCGACGCTCTCACTCGAGCGACCCGTCTTGTAGCGACGCTGTTCGTCGGCTCTTCCGTCTCGGTAAAAACAGATCGCAGGAGCAGAATTACCCTTTCGGGTATTGTGAAGGGGACAAAAGATGCCGACCTTTGCCTTTGTAAGACAGTAGCACCCGAGCCCCTTATCAGAGTAGGGGCAAACAAGGTTGCGCCTGACAGCTACGCTCAACTAAACAGGAACAGAATATACTAACCGACTAAACTCAAAAACATTATGAATAGAAGAAAGTCTTCAGTAGTGT is part of the Porphyromonas asaccharolytica DSM 20707 genome and harbors:
- a CDS encoding TonB-dependent receptor domain-containing protein, whose product is MMKSTLIRKALLVTGLLLVALSATAQTSPCQISGVVIDSTRHEAIAYATIEYKLLDEQLTGGAVSNEQGHFEMTLPRMGSYQLTIRSVGFQTKQMRVTTQAGQNSLDTIYLAPDAQTLDEVQVVARRKLIKLSPKGLTYDMKNDVLAQTDNLLFALRKVPLVTVDGEGNIRVKGSSNFSVYINGSPSRVASMNPTEVLRGIPASSVKGIEVITQVDARYDASAGDAIINIITESKSLDGYSGLVSLMGSTIPNINGTSSLTLTKGKLSVALNYNYDYTRHKDQPVDVSRRTFQGDKTTSLFKSSEVAGSNNDGVFQNHVGSLMGEYAIDSLNSLYADGHLFVSSVYTTGLSQQTFDRPNEPTRYATSLNQMRLTSGSVEGNLIYRNLYAADKQPRFSIGYRYAYNPDQRYKEWTERQYRDGFTSWESSLYDETRRMERSRGGLSEHALQSDYQFIWSGGHALQVGVKEVLRLGSSRPEYHLWNEGKGDWQEVNNPLYRQGDMSQLQSLTSAYANYAWQGERFALSAGARGTLVYDKITFSQNSEGDFHKTGVDLIPTATLSYMLTERQQLSLSYKMNPIRPSIWRLNPYRSQMTTYDISFGNPYLQSELHHNVDLSYTFFSNQLYLSLTTGYEQTNNAIMPVRYRDPKSPEILYHTFANAGLHRVPNASLWLNWRPIMPLSLTFFGSSRYHLFDYPIEGLSQRNWEHMLSANVDVTLPKSWYLGASWYYYANPPTLRTTYSYNHGYSFYLKKSFWDDKLDLTLTAQHPFSKYIRFETKQWGDDFEYNQRNMIQARAIGLKITYNFNSGKSRKVTRNESLATSDLDQRTGVQ